A region of the Nocardia nova SH22a genome:
TCGGCGACGAGGAGATGCTCACCGTGCTGTGCGCCGGCGAGCCGGAGCACTGAGCATCGCGCGAATCAGTCCGTGCCCGCATCGATCTCGGTGATCCCCTCCCGATGACGGCGGCCGAGTTCGGCGTAGTAGCCGGGGTTGATCCGGACCCATTCCGCCGCCTGCGTACCGGCGACGGGCCCCTTGCCCCGGGCGGGCGAACCCACGGCCAGCATGCCGTCGGGAATCTCGGTTCCGGGCGAGACCAGGGAGTGCGCGGCGATCACCGCACCGGCGCCGATCGTGGCCAGATCCAGCACGGTGGCGCCGTTGCCGACCATCGCCTCGGCGCCGACACTGGCCCCGTGCAGCACCACGCCGTGCGCGATGGTGGCGCCCGGCCCCACCTCGACCGGCACCTCCGGCGCGGTATGGATGACGCTGTTGTCCTGCACATTCGCGCTCTCGCGGACGATGATCGGGGCCAGGTCGGCGCGCAGCACCGCGCCGTACCAGATCGAGGCCCGGGCCTCGACCCGCACATCGCCGATCAGGGTGGCGGTGGGCGCGACGAACGCGGCCGGATCCACCTGCGGGCGCTTACCTTCGAATTCGTAGCAGGGCACGGTTTCTCACCATTCGTCGTTCTCGGC
Encoded here:
- a CDS encoding gamma carbonic anhydrase family protein, yielding MPCYEFEGKRPQVDPAAFVAPTATLIGDVRVEARASIWYGAVLRADLAPIIVRESANVQDNSVIHTAPEVPVEVGPGATIAHGVVLHGASVGAEAMVGNGATVLDLATIGAGAVIAAHSLVSPGTEIPDGMLAVGSPARGKGPVAGTQAAEWVRINPGYYAELGRRHREGITEIDAGTD